From a region of the Nonlabens dokdonensis DSW-6 genome:
- a CDS encoding restriction endonuclease subunit S translates to MESKTAVKNIERYASYKDSGVEWLGEIPENWQVKPGLTILNESKEKNIGFIQKTVLSLSYGNVIVKPKEKLTGLVPESFETYQLVKPGDIIIRPTDLQNDKTSLRTGLAKDHGIITSAYINLRVKEKYSNSFYHYYLHTIDINKVIYGLGSGLRQNISFWDFKRFPFPFPPLPEQTAIAQFLDDKTSKIEDAIAIKEQQISLLKERKQILIHQAVTRGLDNSVTLKNAGVEWIGEIPEHWEVKALKFISNLQSGEFISSDDFKEEGYPVYGGNGFRAYCENYTNDGLYALIGRQGALCGNVNYADGKFYATEHAVVVYPINNEDTLWLGETIKVADFNRLSQSAAQPGIAVGVIKNERFPYPPLSEQKEISAYIETASEKIETAIALKQQEIEKLTEYKSSLINGVVTGKVRVC, encoded by the coding sequence ATGGAAAGTAAAACGGCTGTAAAAAATATAGAGCGTTATGCGAGCTATAAAGATAGTGGCGTGGAATGGTTGGGTGAAATTCCTGAGAATTGGCAGGTGAAACCTGGTCTTACAATATTAAATGAAAGCAAAGAAAAAAATATAGGTTTTATTCAAAAAACAGTACTTTCATTAAGCTATGGAAATGTTATAGTGAAACCAAAAGAAAAACTAACAGGTTTAGTTCCTGAATCCTTTGAAACTTATCAATTAGTTAAACCTGGAGATATAATTATTAGGCCAACAGATTTACAGAATGATAAGACAAGTTTAAGGACTGGTTTAGCAAAAGATCATGGAATTATTACTAGTGCTTATATTAACTTAAGAGTTAAGGAAAAGTATTCTAACTCGTTTTATCATTATTATTTACATACAATTGATATAAATAAAGTCATTTATGGTTTAGGTTCTGGACTAAGACAGAATATAAGTTTTTGGGATTTTAAAAGATTTCCGTTTCCATTTCCACCACTTCCAGAACAAACCGCCATCGCTCAATTTTTAGACGATAAAACCAGTAAAATAGAGGATGCTATTGCCATTAAAGAGCAACAAATCAGTTTGCTTAAAGAGCGCAAGCAAATTTTAATACACCAAGCGGTGACTCGTGGACTAGATAATAGTGTGACCTTGAAAAACGCTGGTGTGGAGTGGATTGGGGAGATTCCGGAGCATTGGGAAGTGAAGGCATTAAAGTTTATTTCTAACCTTCAAAGTGGAGAGTTTATATCTTCTGATGATTTTAAAGAAGAAGGGTATCCTGTTTATGGTGGAAACGGATTTAGAGCATATTGTGAAAATTACACTAACGATGGTTTATATGCTTTAATTGGTCGGCAAGGCGCATTATGTGGAAATGTAAATTATGCAGATGGAAAATTTTATGCTACAGAGCACGCAGTTGTTGTCTATCCAATAAATAACGAAGATACGTTATGGTTGGGAGAAACAATAAAAGTAGCGGATTTCAATCGCCTATCACAATCAGCAGCACAACCAGGAATAGCCGTAGGAGTAATTAAGAACGAAAGGTTTCCTTATCCACCACTTTCAGAACAAAAAGAAATTTCAGCTTATATAGAAACCGCTTCAGAAAAAATAGAAACGGCTATAGCTTTAAAGCAGCAAGAGATCGAGAAGTTAACCGAGTATAAGAGTAGTTTGATTAATGGGGTTGTTACTGGGAAGGTTAGGGTTTGTTAG
- the rhuM gene encoding virulence RhuM family protein translates to MESQIIIYQTEDGQTKIQTRLENETVWLSQEQMSVLFDRERSVITKHIGKIFKEGELQEKSNVQHLHISGSDRPVKFYNLDVIISVGYRVKSLRGTQFRIWATQRLREYIVKGFTLNDDLLKEAGGGNYFEELLERIRDIRASEKVFWRKVLDIYATSVDYDPKAKTSQRFFKTIQNKMHWAAHGQTAAEVIYNRIDAAKPYLGLTSFKGEQPTKKETTIAKNYLNEQEMNVLNRMVTAYLELAELQALNRKPMYMKDWLQRADDFIQMTGNDILTHAGTVSHKKALEKATENYNSYKEQIKNELSKVEKDFIKHLEITNKQLKKKKDGK, encoded by the coding sequence ATGGAATCACAAATCATCATATACCAGACTGAAGATGGACAGACTAAGATCCAGACACGATTAGAAAATGAAACCGTCTGGTTGTCTCAAGAACAAATGAGTGTGCTTTTTGATAGGGAACGCAGTGTGATCACTAAGCATATAGGGAAGATTTTTAAAGAAGGAGAACTACAAGAAAAAAGCAATGTGCAACATTTGCACATTAGTGGTTCAGACAGGCCTGTTAAATTTTACAACCTGGACGTGATCATCTCAGTAGGTTATCGTGTAAAGTCGTTGCGTGGCACTCAGTTTAGGATTTGGGCAACACAGCGGTTGCGAGAATATATTGTAAAAGGATTTACACTTAATGATGATTTGTTAAAAGAAGCTGGTGGTGGTAATTATTTTGAGGAGCTACTGGAACGCATACGTGATATACGAGCCTCAGAAAAAGTGTTTTGGCGCAAAGTACTGGACATTTATGCGACCAGTGTGGATTATGATCCTAAAGCAAAAACCTCGCAACGCTTCTTTAAAACCATACAGAATAAAATGCACTGGGCAGCACATGGACAGACTGCGGCAGAGGTTATTTATAACCGCATCGATGCCGCAAAACCCTATTTAGGTTTGACGAGTTTTAAAGGAGAACAACCTACTAAGAAAGAAACTACCATTGCAAAGAATTACCTCAATGAGCAAGAAATGAACGTGCTTAACCGTATGGTAACCGCTTATTTAGAGCTAGCAGAATTACAGGCACTTAATCGTAAACCCATGTACATGAAAGACTGGTTGCAAAGAGCTGACGACTTTATACAAATGACCGGTAACGATATCCTGACGCATGCAGGAACCGTAAGTCATAAAAAGGCACTAGAAAAAGCTACTGAAAACTATAACAGCTATAAAGAACAGATCAAGAACGAACTCTCTAAAGTAGAAAAAGACTTTATAAAACATTTAGAAATCACTAATAAACAGCTAAAAAAGAAGAAGGATGGAAAGTAA